The stretch of DNA CGCGTCCAGAAGCGCCTGCGCGAACTGGACAAGAAAGAGGAAGAAGAGCGCAAGTCCGAGCGCGACAAGAAGAAAGAGGAGGCCAAAGAAGAGGCCGAAGAGATCTATCAGAAGTTCAAGGAAGGCGAGACCCTCGACACCGAGGACCTGATGAAGCTCCAGAAGACGGGGCTGCTCTAGGTCGATCCCGTCTACCGCGATTTTCTCCCGATATTCGGGGTTTGCACGCGGATGCGTCGCTGTTTTCTGCGTTGTCACGTCGAGAGCGGATGCCAGATTCGCGTCCAACTGCCGTGACGATCACTGTCGCGCCGGTGACGGCCACCCTCGAGCCCGTCGTATGAGACTGCTCACTGACGAGGCCGTAGTCTATCACTATTCGGACGGGAGACGTGGTGTAGCTGGGGATTACGACAGAACGGGTCATGGCTGACAGTTCGAATCGCGGTGGCTCAGGGCTCGAGTTGGGTGACGACCGCGAACGCGCCTCGTCGGCGGAGCGTCGCCACGTGAGGACGGATATGTGATGCCTACCACCGTTCGGTCGGGGCTCGTTCGGCGGCGATTTCGATGGGGCGTAGTATTCGATCTATAACAATGGAATGGGGCCCACAGCCATCGCCTATGGAACGACACAGGGACGACGCGGGCGTGGTCGTGCCGGGGATCGACGCGCCGAGTACCGTCGCGTGTCTCCGCTCGCTTCGACCGCGCGGTGTTCGCACGATCGTCGGCTCAGAGTCGCGATCGACGCCGGCGGCCACGTCAGTCTATCGCGACGAGTTCGTTGGACTGCCGGATCCGGATTCGGATCTCGCTGCGTACGGCGACGCCCTGCTCTCGCTGGCCGAGCGGTCGGACGTCGAGACGATTATCCCGGTTCGCGAGGAGGATATCTACGTTCTTGCCGAGCGCAAAGACGAATTTGCGGACGCCATCGCGACGCCGTGGCCGGACTTCGAGACGCTTCGACGCGTCCAGGACCGCGTCGAACTCTTTGCAGCCGCTGATGCGGCCGGGGTCGGTGCTCCCGAGACCGCGCTCCTCGACCAGTGGGACGACTGGGATCGAGAGACGATCGTCAAACCACGGTACACCGTCGCATCCCCGACCTATCTCGGCGCGCGGTTCGACGACGCGGAGATCGGCTCGACGGAGTACCAGCGACCGGGCACACAGCCCGATCCGGAGACCGAACTCGAGCGGCGCGGCCACGTCCCGCTCGTTCAGGAACGGATCCCCGACTCGCGGGAGTTCGGCTTTTTCGCACTCTACGAGCACGGAGACCCGGTCGCGACCTTCCAGCACTGCCAGCGCCGCGGCTGGAAGTACTGTGGCGGCCCCAGTGCCTACCGCGAGTCGGTCCACATTCCCGAACTCGAGACTGCCGGCCGAGCGCTGCTCGACGAACTCGAGTGGCACGGACTCGCGATGGTGGAGTTCCTGCGCGATCCCGCCGATGGCGAGTTCAAGCTGATGGAGATCAACCCGCGCTTTTGGTCGTCACTGCCGTTTTCAGTCCGTGTCGGCGCGGATTTTCCCTACTACTACTGGCAGCTGGCGACCGACGGACAGCTTACGTCGGAGCCGACCTACGAGGTCGGGGTTGGCGGCCATCTCCTGCGGGGAGAACTCAGTTATCTCCACAGCGTCGCAACTGAAGAGTATCCACTCGTCGAGCGACCGTCGCTCGGTACGGCTGTCCGCGAGGTCGCGACGTCGCTGGTGTCTCACCCGCGATTCGATTACGCGGTTCCCGACGATCCGGTGCCGTTCTTCCAAGATGGCGTCAACCTCGTGCGAGCGTGGCTCGGCGGGCGATCCAACAGCGGCGTGCCGGATCAAACCGAGACCAGTCTCGAGTCCGAGTTGACCGACGACAGCGTCGAGCCCACGGAGACGAAGCCGGGCACGGACGAGGAATCGACGCGATCGGCCCAGACCGACGGCGGCCAGCCGTCGGATTCGTAGCCGATCCCGCTGGTCAGATGGGGTCGCTCGCTTGCCTGACCGCCAACCCTTAACGGGAACCGCACCCAGCTATCGGTATATGACTCGAGGTGACTGCCGTGGTCAGTAGTGAGGGTATCGAGCGACTCGCAGTCGTCGTCGGTGGCGGTCTCGCGTTCGCGATTATCGGTGTCGCCCTGTTCGTCGTCTTTCCGGAGACGCTGACGGATCTGCTGGGCGTGCTACTCGCGCTCGCCGTCGCGCTCGTCGGCGTTCGGCTTGCGGGCAACGCTGCTAGTTCGCTGTTTCCGGACTACGACGTCGCTGAGGTCGCCGTCGAGGGACCGATCAGCCGGGACGGCGGTGGCGGCCCGCTGCCGACGACGCCGGGCGCGACGCCGGCCGACGATATCGTCGAGCAGATCGACCGCGCGGACGACGACGACAACGTCCGGGCGCTGTTGTTGAAGCTGAACACGCCCGGTGGCGAGGTCGTCCCGAGCGACGATATCCGACTCGCAGCCCAGCGCTTCGACGGGCCGACGATCGCTTATGCGACCGACGTCTGTGCCAGCGGCGGCTACTGGATCGCAAGCGGCTGTGACGAACTCTGGGCTCGCGAAGGCTCGATCGTCGGCTCGATCGGCGTCATCGGCTCGCGAGTCAACGCCAGCGACCTCGCCGAGAAGGTCGGCCTCTCCTACGAACGCTTTGCCGCCGGCGAGTACAAAGACGCCGGCACGGCGCTCAAGGAGATGAACGACGACGAACGCGAGTATCTCCAGGGGTTGATCGACGACTACTACGACACCTTCGTCGAGCGGGTCAGCGACGGCCGCGACCTAGAGCCCGAATTCGTCCGCGACACCGAGGCTCGGATTTACCTCGGTGAGGAAGCCTACGATATGAAACTCGTTGATCATCTTGGCACCCGCCGAGAGATCGAGACGGAACTAGCCGACCGACTCGACACTGACGAAGTCACCGTCGAGGAGTTCGAGCCCCAGCGGCCGTTGATGGCTCGCGTTGGCACGGGGGCCCAGCAGGTCGCGTACGCGTTCGGTGCTGGTATCGCCGGCCTCGGCGATGGCCACGGGTTCCGGCTGCGTAGCTAATCGCGCCGAGGCGCGCTCGAGGCGGCTGCCATGGGACGTCCTCACAACAGTCCGGCTCGAACGAGTAAGTGGTTTTATCGTTGCACGGAATGCATCGCCTACCGTGACAACGCTGGTCGTCTGCCTCGACCGGACCGACGACGTGGGCCGCAAGACCGGGCTCCGCTCGCCGGTCGTCGGCTGGGAGGCAGTCCGCGCGCTCGTGACCGACGTCGGCCTCGCGGATCCGGAGGATTCGGGTGTCAATACCTTGCTCGAGTCGCTTCGGGTCGCACAGAACTTACGCGACGAAAACGAGGAGGTCGTCGTCGCAGTCGTCTCGGGCGATCACGAGTCGATGGTCTCGGCAGACCGAGCGGTCGCCGCACAACTCGACGACCTCATCGCTGACCACGACCCCGATTCGGCGGTCGTGGTGACCGATAGCGCCGAGGACGAACGGCTGATCCCGATCGTCGAGAGCCGCGTCCGGGTCGACTCCGTCGATCGGGTCGTCGTCCGACAGGCACGGGACATCGAATCGACGTACTACTTGCTCAAACAGTTCCTCGCCGACGAGGAACTTCGCCAGACCGTCCTCGTCCCCATCGGGCTGACGATGCTCGTCTTCCCGCTCCTTGCGACCACTGTCGGTCCCGCAGAGGGCGCTGCGGCGATCACGACCGTCATCGGCCTCTTCTTGCTCTACAAGGGGTTCAATATCGACGAACTGCTGGCCCGATTCTCCCATCAGACGCGGGAATCGCTGTACTCCGGTCAGGTGTCGGTCGTCACCTACGTCGTCGCGGCTGGACTGACCTTCGTCGGGCTATTTATGGGGGTGCTTGGCGTCTCGAACCTCGGTGAGACGCCCGGTGTGGTGCTTCCGGCGACGCGATTTGCCTTCGATAGCATCCCCTGGCTGGCGATGGCTGCACTGACCGCAAGCGCCGGTCGGCTGCTCGACGAAGTGATCGGTGATGATCCAGTCCGGCAGTCCTTTCTCAACTTGCCGTTTATCGTCGTCGCCGTCGGTTTGGTGATTCGTGGTTTCTCCGCGTACTTCCTCGAGCAACAGGGTGAAATCGAGCCGTTCGTCGTCTCGGCGTACGAATTCGGCATCTTCTCGAACGAGCGGTTCGTGATAGTCGCCGGCGAACGACTCGCACTGTTCGTCGTCTCGGCACTCGTCGTCAGTCTCGTCGGCGCGCAGATCGCGTCGTCGCTGAGCGAGTCACACGACGGCGATCGAACCGATGGTGGGGCCGACGCGACGACCGACGCGGAAGGTAGCACACTTTCTGACCGGGCCGATCCCGAACTCACGGACGGTGGTGCGAATACGACTGCTGACCCCGATCGCGATCGCTAATACTGTCGGACAACAGTCAATGAACACTCGATCGTGTCTCGAATTCGATCGATGTGTAATCCGTGTTGTCCGACAGTATACCAACCCGAACTCGGTATCCCTTTACCCGTCCCTGCCGATCACGTCACATGAGCGACGCAGACGGCGCGTGGGTGAGTCTCTTTTCGGGTGGCAAGGACTCGGCGTGGGCGCTGTATCAGGCCATCGAGCGTGGCTTGCCCGTCGAACGACTCGTCACGGTCCACCCCGCTGGCGACTCGTATATGTATCACGTCCCCGCGACGGACTTGGCTGCGCTGGCGGCTGAGAGCATTGGCATCGACCTCGTCGACGTCGAACCCGACGATTTCGGGGCCGACGCAGTGACTGACTCGAGCGCACAGGGTGACGACGAACTCGAGCCACTCGAGGCGGCCCTCGAGGAACTCGACTACGCGCTCCAGGGTGGCATCGCCGGCGTCACAGCGGGGGCCGTCGAGAGCGAGTACCAGACGAACCGCATTCAGGGAATGTGCGACCGACTGGGCTGTGAGCTGTTTGCCCCGCTGTGGCAGGAAGATCCCCACGAGTTGGCCGACGCGATGCTCGAGGCGGGCTTCGAAATCGTGATCATTCAGGTCGCAGCTCATGGCCTCGACGAGTCGTGGCTTGGCCGAACGCTCGATCGGGAGGCACTCGCCGAACTCGAGGCGCTCAACGAGGAATACGGCGTCCACATTCTGGGTGAGGGTGGCGAGTTCGAGACATTCGTTGTCGACGGGCCGCATATGGATCGGCGGATCGACCTCGAGTACGAGACTGAGTGGGACGGAACCCGCGGGCGGTTGCGGATTACGGACGCACAGCTGGAATAAGCGATCGTCTCCCGCGAGTGAACGGATGCGCGGCGCTTCGCGCCGCGGCAAGGCGAACGGCGTAGCCGTGAGCCAGTGAACGAGCGGTCTTTTTGGTCCAGATTTTTGCGCCGAGTGGTCACCGCAGGTGACCCGAGGCCAAAAAAGGTGGTTCTGAGACGTTGGTTGTGGATGGGCCACACATGGATCGACGGATCGACCTCGAGTACGAGACTGAGTGGGACGGAACCCGCGGGCGATTGCGGATCACAGACGCGCAGTTGGAGTAGCAGAGCGGAGTCGAGCCCCGTTAGTTACCGATCCGGTAGCGGTTCTCGAACGGGACGCGTTCGTGCCAGGCGAGCAGCACGTGGAGGCCGATCGCAACGGCGAACAGCCCGAAATTCCAGACCGGCGAATTGTAATAGATCACGTCGATGATCACCGGTTTCGCGTACAGCGGCCAGAACGGCTCGAGCGGGGCGGCGATGTCGGGAGC from Natrinema sp. HArc-T2 encodes:
- a CDS encoding carboxylate--amine ligase; translated protein: MERHRDDAGVVVPGIDAPSTVACLRSLRPRGVRTIVGSESRSTPAATSVYRDEFVGLPDPDSDLAAYGDALLSLAERSDVETIIPVREEDIYVLAERKDEFADAIATPWPDFETLRRVQDRVELFAAADAAGVGAPETALLDQWDDWDRETIVKPRYTVASPTYLGARFDDAEIGSTEYQRPGTQPDPETELERRGHVPLVQERIPDSREFGFFALYEHGDPVATFQHCQRRGWKYCGGPSAYRESVHIPELETAGRALLDELEWHGLAMVEFLRDPADGEFKLMEINPRFWSSLPFSVRVGADFPYYYWQLATDGQLTSEPTYEVGVGGHLLRGELSYLHSVATEEYPLVERPSLGTAVREVATSLVSHPRFDYAVPDDPVPFFQDGVNLVRAWLGGRSNSGVPDQTETSLESELTDDSVEPTETKPGTDEESTRSAQTDGGQPSDS
- a CDS encoding DUF373 family protein, encoding MTTLVVCLDRTDDVGRKTGLRSPVVGWEAVRALVTDVGLADPEDSGVNTLLESLRVAQNLRDENEEVVVAVVSGDHESMVSADRAVAAQLDDLIADHDPDSAVVVTDSAEDERLIPIVESRVRVDSVDRVVVRQARDIESTYYLLKQFLADEELRQTVLVPIGLTMLVFPLLATTVGPAEGAAAITTVIGLFLLYKGFNIDELLARFSHQTRESLYSGQVSVVTYVVAAGLTFVGLFMGVLGVSNLGETPGVVLPATRFAFDSIPWLAMAALTASAGRLLDEVIGDDPVRQSFLNLPFIVVAVGLVIRGFSAYFLEQQGEIEPFVVSAYEFGIFSNERFVIVAGERLALFVVSALVVSLVGAQIASSLSESHDGDRTDGGADATTDAEGSTLSDRADPELTDGGANTTADPDRDR
- a CDS encoding diphthine--ammonia ligase gives rise to the protein MSDADGAWVSLFSGGKDSAWALYQAIERGLPVERLVTVHPAGDSYMYHVPATDLAALAAESIGIDLVDVEPDDFGADAVTDSSAQGDDELEPLEAALEELDYALQGGIAGVTAGAVESEYQTNRIQGMCDRLGCELFAPLWQEDPHELADAMLEAGFEIVIIQVAAHGLDESWLGRTLDREALAELEALNEEYGVHILGEGGEFETFVVDGPHMDRRIDLEYETEWDGTRGRLRITDAQLE
- the sppA gene encoding signal peptide peptidase SppA, translated to MVSSEGIERLAVVVGGGLAFAIIGVALFVVFPETLTDLLGVLLALAVALVGVRLAGNAASSLFPDYDVAEVAVEGPISRDGGGGPLPTTPGATPADDIVEQIDRADDDDNVRALLLKLNTPGGEVVPSDDIRLAAQRFDGPTIAYATDVCASGGYWIASGCDELWAREGSIVGSIGVIGSRVNASDLAEKVGLSYERFAAGEYKDAGTALKEMNDDEREYLQGLIDDYYDTFVERVSDGRDLEPEFVRDTEARIYLGEEAYDMKLVDHLGTRREIETELADRLDTDEVTVEEFEPQRPLMARVGTGAQQVAYAFGAGIAGLGDGHGFRLRS